Proteins co-encoded in one Gracilimonas sp. genomic window:
- a CDS encoding mechanosensitive ion channel domain-containing protein: MALHKYIWTLLVLLLLNGGLVSSLSAQNTVQQNTASARAQDTTLTQRIDSLINERLSRLDSLTMRLEQQAGLSEDTTQVSGDAEQALAQLEQVISWPKVLTIILFFIATYYVTSFISTILGNFSERISKYRLRIKRMVPIVRVVLWTLAIYVAIAGIIQPPYATIITVMASVGIAVGLASQDVLKNLFGGVMLILDRPFQVGDKIQFADHYGEVQQIGLRSSRIVTPGDSVVTIPNGELIRTAVSNANTGALDCLVVTNIYLPAECPVEEVKEVAYKAVIASRFVFLKKPISIMTENEMHERRFVLKLKVKAYVLDIRYEFPFQSDVTELILTELKKRGIIRDETLHQELVGD; the protein is encoded by the coding sequence ATGGCACTGCATAAATACATTTGGACGCTTTTGGTTCTGTTGCTGTTGAATGGCGGCTTAGTGAGTTCGTTGTCAGCCCAAAATACAGTTCAGCAAAATACTGCCTCAGCCCGGGCTCAGGATACTACGCTTACCCAAAGAATAGATTCTCTGATAAATGAGCGATTGTCAAGGCTCGATTCCTTAACCATGAGGTTAGAACAGCAGGCCGGACTTTCAGAAGATACCACCCAGGTTTCCGGAGATGCGGAGCAGGCGCTGGCTCAGCTTGAACAGGTGATATCGTGGCCGAAGGTCCTCACAATAATCCTGTTTTTTATTGCTACTTATTATGTGACATCGTTCATCAGTACTATTCTGGGGAATTTTTCCGAACGTATTTCAAAATACAGGCTCCGTATAAAACGGATGGTCCCCATTGTCCGCGTGGTGTTATGGACCCTTGCTATTTATGTAGCAATCGCGGGTATCATTCAGCCGCCTTATGCAACCATAATCACGGTGATGGCTTCGGTGGGTATTGCGGTTGGGCTTGCTTCGCAGGACGTGCTCAAGAATTTATTTGGCGGGGTGATGCTGATTCTGGACCGGCCGTTTCAGGTGGGCGACAAAATCCAGTTTGCAGACCATTATGGGGAAGTACAGCAAATCGGGCTGCGATCAAGCCGCATAGTCACTCCCGGTGATTCTGTGGTTACCATTCCCAATGGGGAACTGATTCGAACCGCCGTATCAAATGCCAACACCGGCGCCCTCGATTGTTTGGTGGTTACAAATATTTATCTGCCGGCTGAGTGCCCTGTCGAGGAAGTGAAAGAAGTGGCATATAAGGCCGTAATCGCTTCCCGCTTTGTTTTCTTGAAAAAGCCCATCAGCATTATGACGGAAAATGAAATGCACGAACGCCGGTTTGTGCTGAAGCTTAAGGTGAAAGCGTATGTACTGGATATTCGGTATGAATTCCCTTTCCAAAGTGATGTGACCGAACTCATTCTCACCGAATTGAAGAAAAGAGGGATTATCCGGGATGAGACACTGCACCAGGAGTTGGTTGGGGATTGA
- a CDS encoding GIY-YIG nuclease family protein: protein MAKSGYIYILSNKHRTVFYTGVTSDLLQRVYQHRNGEGSSFTRKYNIYELLFYDEFPTMYEAISAEKRVKKWKRAWKIDLIKTINPEMKDLWSEIYC from the coding sequence ATGGCAAAATCGGGTTACATATATATTCTTTCGAATAAACACCGAACCGTATTTTACACAGGGGTAACTTCAGATCTTTTACAGCGTGTGTACCAACACCGGAATGGTGAAGGCTCATCTTTCACCAGGAAATACAATATTTATGAACTTTTGTTTTATGATGAATTTCCTACAATGTATGAAGCAATATCTGCAGAAAAGAGAGTAAAGAAATGGAAAAGAGCCTGGAAAATTGATCTAATCAAAACAATAAATCCTGAAATGAAAGATCTTTGGTCTGAGATTTATTGTTAA
- a CDS encoding thioredoxin family protein, which yields MSATPSTMLEIGTEAPDFTLPSVNGGKLSLSYADQSKGFVVMFICNHCPYVLHIEDELVNVANEYIARGIGFIAISSNDVEKYPQDSPEKMAQKDYPFPYLYDESQEVAKAYKAACTPDFFVFDENRKLVYRGQFDDSRPSKDTPVTGEDLRNALDALLSGEQIPEDQQVPSMGCNIKWKPGNAPDYFG from the coding sequence ATGTCTGCAACACCATCAACCATGCTGGAAATAGGAACTGAGGCACCGGATTTCACGCTACCAAGCGTGAACGGCGGGAAACTCTCGTTAAGCTATGCCGATCAAAGCAAAGGGTTTGTGGTAATGTTCATTTGTAATCATTGTCCGTATGTACTTCATATTGAAGATGAATTGGTGAATGTAGCTAACGAATATATAGCCCGCGGAATAGGTTTTATTGCCATAAGCTCGAATGATGTAGAGAAATACCCGCAAGACAGTCCGGAGAAAATGGCTCAGAAAGATTATCCTTTCCCGTATTTGTATGATGAAAGTCAGGAAGTGGCCAAAGCATATAAAGCGGCCTGTACACCCGATTTCTTTGTATTTGACGAAAACCGTAAGCTGGTTTACAGGGGGCAATTTGATGACAGTCGACCATCTAAAGACACTCCTGTTACGGGTGAAGATCTTCGAAATGCCTTAGATGCCTTGTTATCCGGCGAGCAAATCCCCGAAGACCAACAAGTACCAAGTATGGGATGCAACATTAAATGGAAACCCGGCAACGCCCCGGATTATTTTGGATGA
- the pdxH gene encoding pyridoxamine 5'-phosphate oxidase gives MKNEKLQKLREDYSKHSLDESDVHKNPFKQFERWMEEAVEAEVPEPNAMTLATVDANQKPHTRIVLLKGLEDGSFIFYTNYGSDKGKELEQNPNASLCFLWLQLERQVRIDGTVEKIPKEESEAYFKQRPYKSQLGALASNQSAEVPNREFLEKKFADLEAKYPEGEVPMPESWGGYRVIPESVEFWQGRRSRLHDRIKYQLTGNKWEIKRLSP, from the coding sequence ATGAAAAACGAAAAATTGCAGAAACTGCGAGAAGACTATTCGAAGCATTCACTGGATGAGTCGGACGTACATAAAAATCCATTTAAACAATTTGAGCGATGGATGGAAGAAGCAGTAGAAGCGGAGGTTCCCGAGCCCAATGCCATGACCCTTGCCACCGTAGATGCTAATCAAAAACCACATACACGCATTGTTCTGTTGAAGGGATTGGAAGACGGCAGCTTCATCTTCTACACCAACTATGGCAGTGATAAAGGGAAGGAGCTGGAGCAAAATCCGAATGCCTCCCTTTGTTTTTTGTGGCTACAGCTGGAGCGGCAGGTTCGTATTGATGGAACTGTTGAGAAGATCCCTAAAGAAGAAAGTGAAGCATATTTCAAACAGCGGCCGTATAAAAGTCAGCTCGGTGCACTGGCTTCCAATCAAAGCGCGGAAGTGCCAAACCGCGAATTTCTGGAAAAGAAGTTTGCTGATCTTGAAGCAAAATATCCGGAAGGAGAAGTGCCAATGCCGGAAAGCTGGGGTGGATATCGCGTAATTCCCGAATCTGTAGAATTCTGGCAGGGCCGAAGAAGCCGGCTTCATGACCGTATTAAGTATCAGTTGACAGGAAATAAGTGGGAAATAAAAAGACTTTCGCCTTGA
- a CDS encoding type II toxin-antitoxin system VapC family toxin, translating into MGRSEYLIDSNAIIDFLGGRLPDSGMEFLSQVIDDKPSISVITKIEVLGYNGTDQEELIFKSFVGDSEVLGLSEGIIDLCIQIRKSYRIKLPDALIAATAINNDFILVTRNISDFNFIENLELINPHKIKKSN; encoded by the coding sequence ATGGGAAGATCGGAATATCTGATCGACAGTAATGCCATAATCGATTTCTTAGGCGGAAGGCTTCCTGATTCTGGAATGGAATTTTTAAGTCAGGTTATTGATGATAAACCAAGCATATCGGTTATAACTAAAATTGAAGTACTGGGGTATAACGGAACGGATCAGGAAGAGCTGATTTTTAAGTCTTTTGTTGGGGATTCTGAAGTACTCGGTTTAAGTGAGGGAATCATTGATTTATGCATTCAGATTAGAAAAAGCTACAGGATTAAATTACCGGATGCACTAATAGCAGCTACAGCTATTAATAATGATTTCATTTTGGTAACTAGAAATATCTCTGATTTTAATTTCATAGAGAACTTGGAACTGATAAACCCGCACAAGATTAAGAAGTCTAATTAG
- the trmB gene encoding tRNA (guanosine(46)-N7)-methyltransferase TrmB: MPKIKEERMEELPKLENTLVYTDFDEDNPAPKGKWNSEVFDKDQPIVLELACGKGEYSVGLAQLHPDKNYVGLDIKGNRMWVGATEALEKNLDNVRFLRCYIDHLDQFFGKDEVDEAWIVFSDPYIKKERKRLTAPKFLEVYRKVMKPGAVINLKTDSDVLYEYTKEIIDQEGLQLLDDEPNVHKNRPDDPELSIITYYESMHLEKGKTIKYLKFRV, translated from the coding sequence ATGCCCAAGATTAAAGAAGAGCGGATGGAGGAGCTTCCCAAGCTCGAGAACACGCTCGTTTATACCGATTTTGATGAAGATAACCCGGCTCCGAAGGGGAAGTGGAATTCAGAAGTTTTTGATAAGGATCAACCTATTGTTTTAGAACTGGCTTGCGGGAAGGGGGAGTATTCGGTTGGTCTGGCCCAGCTTCACCCTGATAAAAACTATGTCGGACTGGATATTAAAGGTAACCGGATGTGGGTGGGAGCTACTGAAGCTCTGGAAAAGAATCTGGACAATGTTCGATTTCTTAGATGTTATATCGATCACCTCGACCAATTTTTTGGCAAAGATGAAGTGGATGAAGCCTGGATTGTGTTTTCCGATCCCTATATCAAGAAAGAGAGAAAACGGCTGACGGCTCCCAAGTTTCTGGAAGTATATCGAAAAGTGATGAAGCCCGGCGCGGTCATTAACCTGAAAACGGACAGCGATGTACTATATGAATACACCAAAGAAATCATTGACCAAGAGGGACTGCAACTGCTGGATGATGAGCCTAATGTCCATAAAAACCGCCCGGATGATCCCGAACTCTCCATCATTACCTACTACGAAAGCATGCACCTGGAAAAAGGGAAGACGATTAAGTATTTGAAGTTTAGGGTTTGA